ggtacagttgaaacaggATTtatctccagcgtgccagtggccatagaaggtgagcatttgcccactgaagtcagttatggcgtcgaactgcagtcaggtcaagacactggtgaggacaacgagcacgcagatgagctttccTGAGACTGTTTTGCagacccagtttcatcagctgtccgggtggctggtctcagacaatcccacaggtgaagaagccggatgtggaggtcctgggctggcgtggttacatgtggtctgcagttgtgaggccggttggacgtactgccaaattctctaaaacagcgttggaggcagcttatggtagagaagctttggcaacagctctggtggacattcctggagtcagcatgccaattgcatcagtggttgtgtgacaaaactgcacattttagagtggccttattgtccccagcacaaggtgcacctgtgtaatgatcaggcAGGTTAATCTGCTCCTTGAAATGCCAAAccgtggatggattatcttggcaaagtgtAAAtactcactaaaagggatgttaaatttgtgcacaaattgagagaaaaaaagctttgtgcgtatagaacatttcagggatcttttatttaagctcatgaaacatgggaccaacactttacatgttgtgtttatatttttgttaagtctATTTcgaattggacaaattcaggtagtccTTCCGTTTGTCAGTtctcttccatttggtgcctaatgaatacaccccagaaaTTGTCATAACAGTTTGAACTGCTGCACCGAAATGTGAGCAACTTACATTAAAACATCCTTCAAGATCATTATCCAGGCCACACTTGCATACAAACCTGATTTATGACAGTGTCTGAAATAAGGTAAGGCTGGAGCAACCATAGGAAATATGAGTAACACGACAGTGCAGATATATGGCAAATGGAGCAAAGACCAGAAGAATTGCAGGTGTGTCAGAAAGCGGGGGAGATCTCCCTGTCTAGGTACCTCTATGTCCAACAATGGAGTAAGAGCAGCTTAGGTAGCCTGACAGGGTTATCAGACAGATGTATAACTCTCCAGTAAGAAAATCCCTGATGAGGCCAAATGCAAAGGTTACACCAGAGACCCAGGATCTAATTGGAGCTCCTCCTACACTCTACAGCTAACACTTACCCTATCCTTAGCCAGTTTCTTCATCTCCTCTTGCAGTTTGTTCAGGATGTGAAGATTTGGCCTGTTCTTTTTGGCATACTGCTGAAGTTCAATCACACTCTTATCTGAATTTTCCTGCGGAAAACACAAAAAACGCCATCATTTATAGAAATGAGAGAGACGCACATCTGGTTGAAAGAGAAGCAGCATATGCCACCCTGACTTAAGACCTACAACAGCAGTGGAGCAGCTGTGCTGAGGAACAGTATATGGAGGTGTACAGGTAGTACCTACCTTCTTCACCATCTTACTGCTCTCTTTGCCGTACATGCGGAGCAGTGACCCCCAGTTCTTCACGTGGGGGTGCAGCATCTGTAGGATCTTCTGCGACGCCAGCTGCTTCCCCACGCGCTTATTCTTGCCTGGAAAACAAGACATATACATAGAGCAGCTGCCATTAGTAATGCTAACTAGATTTACACTACATGAACACAGATCAGCTTAGAGCAGGGATATGCTGAtccatatatagtgtatatacaaAAGCGGAAACATGGTGTCCAGTGTAAAAGTTGTCAGAATTCTCTATATATGGCTCTGACAAAACACACAGAGCACTTGCAATTAGTAATGCTGCTtttacactacattaccacaGAGCGGCATGGAGCAGGTTAGGTGTGGGACTTGCTGTGGTGACTGGAGGGTCAGTGTGGGGGTAACTTACACCATCCACGCACAGTGTGCTTGCCACACGTCATCACATATTCACTCTTCTGGTTCTTCCCTGGGATCACCTCAAACTTGATGCTGGTGTCACCCATTCCATGGTTTCTACATGGCACAAGAGACGGTTGAAATGTAAGGTTAATAGATTAATCAGATCAGAACTAGAAATTTCAATTATTCTTACACCTCATGTCTTGAGTCTTACCTCTTAAGGCACTCGTGTAGAATCTGATATGGCGAGAGTAAGCCTGCTTTATTGGTTAGTTCGTACACCCTTGAATCTTCAATACTGATATGATTAAAATACTGCAGGAAACAAAAACATGAATGGACATTAGTATTCTTCCAAATTACCAACCAGCTAGTAAAGTACAATGTTATAACAGAGACATGTTAtcagaccaaacaagacaaaacatTGATTTAATTAAAGGGCCTTTCCAATGATTGGCAGGCTGATACCTCCAGTTCATCCCCTTCTATCAGCTTCTCCTCAGACGTCTGCTTCACAAAGTCAGGGATGAGGATCTCCAGTGTGGCGCGAGCTACAAGGTAGACGCATCAGTAAATTACAAGCGAAAGTACCCGTTTatgattttaatttttttatagttTACAGACAACCGTTGCAGCTGCTTCAGAGGATAGAAAATCAAATAATGACAGAATATGAAAGTACTGTACCAGCTTTATTCTTGGCAAGTTTTTTACTGCTTGCAGTTCCTGTGCCATATGTCACACCGTCTATAATGACTGAGGCGCCAAAGGGTTCACTTGGGTTCTCTGGGGGAGATGGAAAACGAGGATTCATTTGGTGTAAACTGCATAAAGGCCCTTTCTCCAGTCAGTGCTTTGGTGATTTGTTTGGTTTTAAGAAAAACATGTCACTTGGACAAGCTAGTTGAAATCAACATTATgaaggggagaaaagagagagaaaaatcaATCAATTAAAAAAAGAGGGACTTACCACATTCAAAAAAGTTGTAAACAGGTCGGACCTTTAGGACACGTTGCATATATTCATGTAGGATGCAAACTTCAGATTTCCCATTTGGGTTAATGACAAACTCtgagaaaaagaaagagggaaagagttgATGCGATTAGCTCAATACTCCTCACTGAAATAGTTATTAGACTATGTacgcatccaaaatggcaccctattccctaaatagtgtactacttttgtgaatagggtgccaattcaGATGTAACCTATGGTTCTTCTTCTGCATCTATTACCTTTCTTGGTGGGGGTATCTGATACAGACAGAGTGATAAGTTTCTGGTTGGCAGGCAGAATGGGTCTCTCGGACTCGGCCTGCTTCCTCTTCATGTCCCTGTTAAACTGCCTGCGCTCTGCCCAGGTACGGAACTTCTTCACTGTCACTTGTTCAAAGTCAAAGCACTTCTCCAGGTAGCTGCGGAACTCCTCAATTTCTGGCGGGGTTTCAATAAGGGAGGGGTATCGGTTAGATTGTTGCTTTAGAAGCCAAACTAACTTCACGCAGATAGGTGTTCTTATGAAATACCCACCAACATATTTGTATCCCCTACGTTCACAAGAAATTAAACATACTAGCCATCAGCCATGGCATTCAAAACTTCTACCTGCTGGCAAGACAACCGCTCATCATGGAGTGTGTTGACCCTTACCTATGGATTCATCTTTGCACACCTCCACCTTGGCCCTGAACTGTCCCAGTGCCCCCTGGGCCATTTCACAGGAGTGGGGCATCTTGCCGTGCGGGACTGGGCACCTCTCCATGGTCCCCTCTGTGACCAGTCCTGTCTCCAACTccgcctctccctcccccaggctCAGACCCAGGGCCACAGTGGTAGGGTCCTCCTGGGCCGTGGAGTCAGGCTCGTCTGGTCTCTCCAGGGAGTCTGCCTCTTCCCCAGGCTTCACCGGAGACACCTCAGCGTTGGGCGTCACCTCTCCGTTCTGTTGCTTTTCCTCATGATCCTTCATCTTCCTATAGTGCAGGCAGGGGATGCTACTGGTGGGAGGGTCGTGTTTCTGTACACAGGGGCACGAGGGGTTTGGTTAGAAGTAGGTTGTTACAGTTGTTTGAGAATAGAGAAATAATGGACATTCATCCTTATTCCTTTAGTTTGATCATTCCTaccaaaaactgaaatataacaccaGTATTCAGTGTATAACAATGGGGTTCCTGACATGTTACTAACCCTCTAAAAGATTCAAATGTACAGCAGTTTCCATCTGTCTTATCTCTTCCACGTCTTACCCTGATGCTCCCGGTCCCCAGGAAGTAAGGTCTGGACCAGGTCACCACTCTGGTCTCTCTGTGCAGGTAGACTGGAATGCCAGAGTTATGGAATGTCATGATCCATCCATCAGGTAGTGGCTCAGTGGGTGGACGCCCACGAcctgggaaacacacacactcactcatcactACACATCCGCAAGCAAACACGAGACACTACACatctgcaccacacacacacacgactacaCGTCTGTAGACAGACATGACTACACATCTcacacacttatttttcttaaaactgcattgttagttaagggcttgtaagtaagcatttcactttaaggtctacaccggttgtattcggcacgtggcaaataaaatgtgatttgatcagTGTCCTCTCACAAACGTGATGATATGCATTCATAAGGTATGATATGAATGCATAACATCATTATGTGCCAGCCTTAGATACACCGTTACCAAAGGCAGATCAGCGCCAGACATCCACCACTCACTCTTCAGGACTGTTTTAATTTTGGTCATCATGGGCTGAACGCCTCCCTCCCCGTCCGACGCATGGTCACTGTCCCCTGCATACTCAGCAGCCCCCTCTGCCAGGCGCATCTTTTTGGGCATGGGCATGCCCTCCTCCAGCAGAGCGTCTACATCATTGTCGAAGTCCTCCTGGAAAAGACTGTCGTTGAGCGCATGGGGGAGAAGTGAGGGGTGGGGGCAGCCCTAACCTGTCATGTTTTCCATTCAGTTTGGGCTATGCCATCTTGTCATGAGAGAATTTCAAGTCATATTTGCAACCAATATCTGGCATGCATAACAAACATAAAAGCGTTGGAAACAAAGTGGATGAGGGGAGATTCAAATCAGGTTCAACTTTTGAAGACACCAAGCATACCAACTATATCAATCTCAAGTAGAAAAGAGAGGATTTCCATCAAGAATCAAAAGTATGATGCAAAAGCCCCCCGTGtagcacagttggtagagcatggcgtttgcaacgccagggttgtgggttcgattcccacggggggccagtataaaaatgtatgcactcattaactgtaagtcgctctggataagagcatctgctaaatgactaaaatgtaaaagctgACATTTTGCTGGTGACATTGGAATAAAATGACTATACACTATTACCCTTTTCACATTACAGAGCCAAACCGTACTGGGCTAACATCATTACTAGAGCCTGTCCGATATATCGGTCCACCGATATAAAATCGGTTGATATTGGCTTTTTACCGCTATATTGGACGACAATTCCACCAATAAATAGGATGAAAAAGGGAATTTTATGCTTATCTGAACACTGGCAGCCATTCTCATGATGTGTCATTCATTTCACAATGTAAGAAATGAACATTTTAAGCATATTTCTTGGACAATTGCTGTTTTGGATGGCAATTTATGAGAATGCAGTAtggaattttttttctttttcatttcCCCGGCGTAAAACAGTATGTTTTAATATTTCAGTATTGGTAAGTTTGGTACCCCAAAAAATCGTTATCTGTATCTGACCCCCAAAAATGGTTATGCATCctccatagttgctggaactgtgCTGGAAATGACGATGTGAAAAGAATATCCAAGCCATTACGGTTTCGGGTTAGACCCTACAGTGTGAACAAGGCACAAAAGATTAGTGagtggatgatgatgatgaggctCTGCAGAGGCAAAGATGGGGCCCCTTGGTTACGTACCTCATATGAGTAATTCAGGTTCTCCTCGTCAGCGTTCTCCTGTTGAACCAtttcctcagacctgaaacccccCTGCTCCACATTCTCCGTATGCAGGAAGTCCTGACTGAAGTCCTCCAGCTCGTCCAACACCGCAAACTCCACTTTGTTCTCCAGGTCTGCCTccgcccctctcctccctgcacTGCCATCGACCGTCCCGTTCCCCAGCCCTGAGCTACCCTCAACAGCCTCTAGCTCTGTATCGGCATCATGCAACTCACCATTAAGGCCCTCTGAGCTGGTCTCCCCTACACCACCACCCTGACCTATCCCTGTGTACAGCACCTTCCTATCTTTGCTCCTGCTGCTATCTACGACGCTGACACTGATCTTAatgtcttgtagtaacttgagcTCTGGCAGGAACTTGGTGATGGGGGGCGCGTGGCGGGCTGTTCTAGGGCACGGTGCGCTGGATTCGGCCTCATCTGACAGGTTATTACTTAAGGTTATGGAGCCCTTGGCGAGGAGCCCCAGGCCCTGGTCCCctgctggggtgtgtgtgtgtccatcaccACCAGAGCTAACGTCCATTTCCTCTGCGTCACTGGACGTTTGCAGGGGAGGTGGTGGAGGCTGCGCTTTACCATTAAGGCCCTCCGAGTTTAAATCATCAGGTGGCTCCAACGGCAAGGGGGGTAATATATCATCTATCTCCATGTTGACTGTCTTATGAATCCCTAAATATAACAAATTATCTATGGGTCACCCTGACTCTGTTTTGGCAACCTGTTCTCATAAGCTTTTAGCTAAAATGCATGCAGAAGCACATTGTACACAAGATTTCGAACGAAACAACTTCCCTGTGTTGACCATGTACCAGTGTTGAATATGCTAAGCTGACTACATTGTTCTTTTCATTAATGTAGACAGCTTTTTAGAATCACTGTCTAAATTATTGGAAATCACAATGCATTCAGCTTATATTACTCGGATCTAGGCACTGCGAATCCTCCACTGGCGAATCCTCCGTCAGAGCTAGAAAAAGAGGGACACAAGTTAGTCAATAATTGAAGCCAAGACAGCAACATTGCAGTGCAAAAACATGTAGCCAAGGCATCTATGCACATTATGCAGTATTTTTATGATGGCTTACTAATGCCAAAACCACAGGCCAAGCACTGCCAGATAAATCCTTGCTTGATTGCAGAATGCTAACGATAGCTCGCTGTCTGTGTAAGATATTTGGAAAACTGGATTCACCCTACAAAGTCAACTAATGCAAAAACTTTTGCTACTGGTTAGCAATATGGGGCACCTTCAAAACTGAACGATTTCAAAAGACGACCATCAATTTGTATTGTCCTTCTACGCACTAGCCAAGCTAACTTTAGCAACCTGGCTAGCTTAGCTCAAACTTGAAGCTAAGCGGTTTTTAAGCTACACAATTAGGTGTCGAAATGACTGGGctaaacacagaaacaacgagcACATTTGATCACTCACCTATATTTTATTTACTCCATTTTCTTCCCTAAACTAGCTAATCTAAATTATTTTATTCTTTTGACGAGGCCAGACAGATCCCTTCCCCGTTCCGCCATCTTGCAGACAGCTGCAGACTTCTTCTGAAACTCCACCCCCAATACCGGCTTTTTGAAGATTGACCGGTGACGAGTCCAATCACCATTTAATTCAAAGTGAGCACACTAATCATCAACCGACAAAGGCAGGCCTTGCCTCACTGCGGGAATAAATCGACCAATCAAACATTAGAATAGATCACAGTTGACCAATGAGAACGGTAGGCACAATTGGGGTTGCGaagtgcagtgaccacatactgTCGCTAGGTGGCAATCATCTCCACCCATTGTCTTCACCAGAAACATTGTATGCAAAGTAGCGGTCAGTAAAATAAGATATATCATAATATATGAAACATTGTATACAATTTGATATTTGTTTTGATGCATAATCTATCCACTGATAAGATTAGAACCCTGCTGTTTATAATCTGCATAAAGCCTCTGACCAACTCTCAGACATACCATCGTGTTTACTGAAGATTCAAAAGTTTCTGCGAATTATATCAGAATCAATATTTAAACATAGAAACTGTGACAACCATTGCAATGACCACAGTTTATTCAGCTACAAACCATACACCACATTGCGTTAATAAGCTTGTGATTGTCTAATAAAATTGCCTGATCagatcttattattattattattattatctattctTTAAAGAATAGTATACATTTGCAAGACACACTGACGTCACGACTCTTGGCGGCAGTAAGAAAGACATCGCCATCTGCGCCAATTCAACATAGCCAAGATTTacgtttttattacttctaaacaaaataactttttgggTTCTCATACGCTTACAATGATGTTTTGATTCTTGATTTAACAGTCGCTAaaattatatttggttgtgatctttgcaaaataactattttggatgcagcagttgttagctagaatgctaacgctcattgacataggctgtagcaaacagctagccaaagagccattttactggttgaagtataatgcagttgatttgcgatgatgacaccaacattatattaagcaggacattcataaAATCCTTAAAATCCAATgataatccaaaagtagtgtgaaatgcacgcATATGCaactagtttttttgttgttgctggaGTTCTATTAAGAACTCCCCTGTGttctgcaaacacagaaaggggtctataTAAATTTCCAAAATACATGAAAAAGTACTTTATTCACAATTTATATCAAGACACCAGTGACGTGGTAAACAGGGGTTTCTGTACTTCTATGGATACCGGAGGTCAGTAACATAAACCCTAGAAAACCACTGAAGGATCCTCATCATTGCTACATATCATCAACACAAATTGAAACAGTCATTCACATTTGTGAGAGTTACGATGGAGAGTAAGTGGGTAAGAACCACAGACTGAACACTACAGATGTGAGTGACAAAAGGAATCCTTTTAGTTAGTTCACAGCAAGGCAAACAGTCCCTCCTAAGCAGTATGTGGAACAAGGCGGGAAGATATCAAAGAAAACACTTTGCTTACCATTTAGAAAAACATTTCAAGTGATTTCCTCTGTTTTACTTTTAACTAACAAACCTCGGTCACAAAGTCCAAATCTGTGGCAATGATAACGATTATACTACAAGGCAGGCTGTCACAATATGCCTTCCTAATTCTGTCACAGGAAAGTTAAACACCTGCATGAGAGTTTAGGAAACCAAACCGGTCATTCTTATGACAGCATTTTATAAGGATGTTGATGGCTGCTGCTGCTTCTATGAGTGTTAGCGTTTTACACTTCAACTGAAGATACAAACAAACTTGGCTAGTAGAAGGCAGTCTGAGCCACAAAGCCATAAATGACTTATGATCAACCTTTTAGTTCTGTTCTTCCTCAGCAAACCAGTGCTGAGAAAATAGATGCaatgttaaatgtaaataatTTACTTTGTTTATTAAATTACATTTGTTCTTTGGCAATAAACTTTAAGCAAACAACTCAAAATAATATTTTAATCAAATTAACAAAATAAGAATAGCACCCATTATGTATGATTTGATCAATTCACACTGTCGTATGTCTAAGCCAAGCTAAAACGTATTTCCCAAAGACAATTACTTGAAAAGTACAATCAATCTCTCTTTCCCAAAAAAGTGCCATAATTTCACTCGCCCACCTCCACCATTTTAAATGGCAAATAAATCTTCATGTTCATTTCACTACTGTGAAGCCAGAGCTTGCtgtgggagaaggagggagagggaggaggaggtgggatgCAGAAAGGCACAGTGTGATTCCCATATAGCCCCATTTAGCCGTCTTCAGTCCTGGATTTTGAACTGGAAAGAGCTTGTGCTCCATTGGCTGACGTCACAGTTGAGCATGGTGCGCTCCGTGAAGGTCACGTTCCCTGATGCGTCTATAAGGATAATGGTATTGGTCCTGAAACAGGCAGACACAAAACATAAGAAATAATAGGAGGGGTGAAACGAGAGGCTTGTGCATTTCAAATATGGGGAAAACGTTGTGATTCTGGAGTTCCCCAATCACCTTTCATTATCACACTAGACTGGAGGCCAGGGGGCAGGCTGGTTCTAGATTATATTATATGCACAAGGGGCTGTATGATGTATGGGGCGTATTCATTATGCACTAAACACAGCTAAATGGACAAACAGAGAGGTACTACctggatttgtccaataagaaacttgTTTTCGTTCACAAAACGTTTCCCGTTTGCTAAGGTGTGCACCAATGAATATGACCATGGATTTGTGCCAAATAAGAACCAATTGTTTTCATTTTCCCGTGTACCCTATGAATATGACCCCGCTCTCACCTCTGAGGGCGGGCCCGCATGACAAATGGGAGAGCTAATTGGTGGGACTAGGAGCACAGAATGGGACTCTGACAACAGAATTAAATAACAACACTAGGTTGGATATTGGCAAGGTTTATCACATAGGCCACTCTTGTATTATAATGTATCTCTATGACTCTGGCCTAGCTAATTGGTGTCAGGGACTGGGAGGACTCTGACCTTGTGCCGTAATGTGGGGAGcgaacacacacagaggacagggCCCGGAGCATGGGGCTGCTGTACCCTTCACCCTGGCTCTCTTGGGCCGGGTCAGGGGTGTTCCTGAAGAAAAGAGAAAGAAACCGTTCTCACTCAAACCTTCTCTTTGACTTTGAGTTTTGGAACAGAAAGAGTCAGGGATGTAAAGtatattctgaaagtattcagacaccttgactttttccacattttgttacgttacagccttatacgtTACAGCCCccccaatctacacacacaatgtcccataatgagaaagcataagtattcagaccctttactcagtactttgttgaagctcctttggcagtgattacagcctcgagtcttcttgggtatgatgctacaagcttggcacacttatatttggggagtttctcccattcttctctgcaaatcctctcaagctctgtcaggtgggatggggagtgtcgctgcacagctattttcaggtctctccagatatgttcgatcgggttcaagtccgggctctggctgggccactcaaggacattcagaggagtcctgaagccactcctgtgttgtcttggctgtgtgcttagggtcgttgtcctgttggaaggtgaacctttgccccagtctgaggtcctgagcgctctggagcaggtgtaGTGTATGGAAATTATGactgttttaagtggaactgaacgTGTGCTTTGGTTAAAGGAACCGAGGGGGGGATGGTTTATGATGGTATTTGAAATGTGCCTTTTTGAGGATGACGcccgaggggagactggtgattggccagaagagggggtaacccttattttggcagtgtctatataagaagggttttggacaataaaccccagagcggttattataattcgaggcaactgctctgcagacaacgcgtgtctgtaatttatgctgtaacctcatggtatgaataaaaacttctgacacgatgcagcataaaccggactcttttgttgacagcgatgatgaccaccattcatcatatacgacataatggcgcccaacgtggggctgggtttgcgtctcttccttgtttcagtcaatcgccgggctaactctctctgaggcatggccggaaaaaagggtgagtgttcttaccgcttcggagtttgttagattggatatgacttgtgtacactgaagAGATGTTCCATTATGACCTGGCCTCTGGTGGCGTTATCGCTGTTGATTGGGAGTCTGATAAcaaatattctaaatttggttgatggtTAAACGGGGAATAATAGCATGTTTTAGGACAATGGATTGGTAGACAATAAATGTTGGAAGACGTCTGCATAGTTAGGGCACCGGGAATCTGGAAAAGCCCTCCGAtcgaggcgattctttaggaatgggccataaaatccttgcaacgcgttaTGTGGTGTAAggttaattctgggaattattaagctggacgaattatatgcatgttatatactcatcgtatggttgacgaactataatgcttggggtaacctct
The sequence above is a segment of the Coregonus clupeaformis isolate EN_2021a chromosome 16, ASM2061545v1, whole genome shotgun sequence genome. Coding sequences within it:
- the LOC121585010 gene encoding microprocessor complex subunit DGCR8-like isoform X2, translating into MEIDDILPPLPLEPPDDLNSEGLNGKAQPPPPPLQTSSDAEEMDVSSGGDGHTHTPAGDQGLGLLAKGSITLSNNLSDEAESSAPCPRTARHAPPITKFLPELKLLQDIKISVSVVDSSRSKDRKVLYTGIGQGGGVGETSSEGLNGELHDADTELEAVEGSSGLGNGTVDGSAGRRGAEADLENKVEFAVLDELEDFSQDFLHTENVEQGGFRSEEMVQQENADEENLNYSYEEDFDNDVDALLEEGMPMPKKMRLAEGAAEYAGDSDHASDGEGGVQPMMTKIKTVLKSRGRPPTEPLPDGWIMTFHNSGIPVYLHRETRVVTWSRPYFLGTGSIRKHDPPTSSIPCLHYRKMKDHEEKQQNGEVTPNAEVSPVKPGEEADSLERPDEPDSTAQEDPTTVALGLSLGEGEAELETGLVTEGTMERCPVPHGKMPHSCEMAQGALGQFRAKVEVCKDESIEIEEFRSYLEKCFDFEQVTVKKFRTWAERRQFNRDMKRKQAESERPILPANQKLITLSVSDTPTKKEFVINPNGKSEVCILHEYMQRVLKVRPVYNFFECENPSEPFGASVIIDGVTYGTGTASSKKLAKNKAARATLEILIPDFVKQTSEEKLIEGDELEYFNHISIEDSRVYELTNKAGLLSPYQILHECLKRNHGMGDTSIKFEVIPGKNQKSEYVMTCGKHTVRGWCKNKRVGKQLASQKILQMLHPHVKNWGSLLRMYGKESSKMVKKENSDKSVIELQQYAKKNRPNLHILNKLQEEMKKLAKDRAETRKKPKMTIMESAQPGSQPLCTVDV
- the LOC121585010 gene encoding microprocessor complex subunit DGCR8-like isoform X1, which codes for MEIDDILPPLPLEPPDDLNSEGLNGKAQPPPPPLQTSSDAEEMDVSSGGDGHTHTPAGDQGLGLLAKGSITLSNNLSDEAESSAPCPRTARHAPPITKFLPELKLLQDIKISVSVVDSSRSKDRKVLYTGIGQGGGVGETSSEGLNGELHDADTELEAVEGSSGLGNGTVDGSAGRRGAEADLENKVEFAVLDELEDFSQDFLHTENVEQGGFRSEEMVQQENADEENLNYSYEEDFDNDVDALLEEGMPMPKKMRLAEGAAEYAGDSDHASDGEGGVQPMMTKIKTVLKSRGRPPTEPLPDGWIMTFHNSGIPVYLHRETRVVTWSRPYFLGTGSIRKHDPPTSSIPCLHYRKMKDHEEKQQNGEVTPNAEVSPVKPGEEADSLERPDEPDSTAQEDPTTVALGLSLGEGEAELETGLVTEGTMERCPVPHGKMPHSCEMAQGALGQFRAKVEVCKDESIEIEEFRSYLEKCFDFEQVTVKKFRTWAERRQFNRDMKRKQAESERPILPANQKLITLSVSDTPTKKEFVINPNGKSEVCILHEYMQRVLKVRPVYNFFECENPSEPFGASVIIDGVTYGTGTASSKKLAKNKAARATLEILIPDFVKQTSEEKLIEGDELEVSACQSLYFNHISIEDSRVYELTNKAGLLSPYQILHECLKRNHGMGDTSIKFEVIPGKNQKSEYVMTCGKHTVRGWCKNKRVGKQLASQKILQMLHPHVKNWGSLLRMYGKESSKMVKKENSDKSVIELQQYAKKNRPNLHILNKLQEEMKKLAKDRAETRKKPKMTIMESAQPGSQPLCTVDV